Proteins from one Apis cerana isolate GH-2021 linkage group LG11, AcerK_1.0, whole genome shotgun sequence genomic window:
- the LOC107995857 gene encoding catenin delta-2 isoform X2: MSNNQLVDSCLLVNRRIVERQEHSITHTEITQRRVLQEKGPDMPQYTGQSDADYHGSNGQADTHSLHSSHLSVQEDPLLIRSHKQQTTQQVTNVSKVVREVSHMEPDPGAVSYMSVPLMSQDYQHADRRYPADSYMVGFEHYEPYLGYPPQPGYPGPHGIYMPRSHSPHSPHSPSEHSRASPPHEYLRKAAPYVEGGYNDIDPGLNPALQDHYRITPSPGGPGDQYDQISNSWNMDDSGEPSQHPHDENKVAYGYVSPSPYGPVGYGPGVGVGPVAVPSDVPGYDEGHPVPLPTGVPPGMFDDEVHLQRLQSRHPVVPGMASPLDDDQKSMRWRDPNLSEVIGFLSNPNNIIKANAAAYLQHLCYMDDPNKQKTRSLGGIPPLVQLLDHDNPDVYRNACGALRNLSYGRQNDENKRAIKNAGGVPALINLLRRTSDADVKELVTGVLWNLSSCEDLKKSIIDDGVTMVVNNIIIPHSGWDPSSSSGETCWSTVFRNASGVLRNVSSAGEYARKKLRECDGLVDALLYVVRSAIEKSNIGNKIVENCVCILRNLSYRCQEVEDPNYDKHPIQSTVQNRVAAPAKAYSLCQGENLGCFGGSKKKKDGQPVQKETTASRTTTSPRTEPVRGMELLWQPEVVQSYLKLLQTCSNPETLEAAAGALQNLAACYWQPSIEIRAAVRKEKGLPILVELLRMEVDRVVCAVATALRNLAIDQRNKELIGKYAMRDLIQKLPSGNNQHDQGTSDDTIAAVLATLNEVIKKNAEFSRSLLDAGGVDRLMNITRQRQKYTPRVLKFAGQVLFTMWQHQELRDVYKKHGWKEQDFVTKTVAARNSGPNSPNNANSTLNRPMASQGSTRYEDRTIQRANMNSNNVGRPTIYQPQPKPGEPLYAQVNLEKKKKRQYELGVGQAQGQGPVVGSGVAPNVPATGQWVADGVGVPDGSAATATVNVPPNSTAASAGDSWV, translated from the exons ATGTCAAATAATCAGCTGGTTGACTCCTGTCT GCTGGTGAATCGTCGAATCGTCGAGAGACAGGAGCACAGCATAACGCACACTGAGATCACGCAGAG ACGCGTTCTCCAGGAGAAGGGCCCCGACATGCCGCAATACAC CGGACAGAGTGATGCAGATTACCACGGAAGTAACGGCCAGGCGGATACCCATTCGTTGCATTCGTCTCATTTATCTGTCCAGGAGGATCCATTACTCATCCGGAGCCATAAGCAGCAAACTACTCAACAA GTAACAAACGTGTCGAAGGTCGTGCGCGAGGTATCACACATGGAGCCGGATCCGGGCGCGGTGAGCTACATGTCGGTGCCGTTGATGTCCCAGGACTATCAACACGCGGACCGACGATACCCGGCCGACTCGTACATGGTCGGTTTCGAGCATTACGAGCCCTACCTCGGCTACCCGCCCCAACCAGGGTATCCAGGACCTCATGGAATCTACATGCCACGCTCGCATTCCCCTCACAGCCCTCACAGTCCCTCGGAGCACAGTCGTGCCTCGCCTCCGCATG aaTACCTGCGCAAGGCGGCGCCGTACGTGGAAGGAGGTTACAACGACATCGATCCAGGTTTGAATCCCGCGTTGCAAGATCATTATCGTATTACTCCTAGTCCTGGTGGTCCTGGAGATCAATATG ATCAAATCAGCAACTCTTGGAATATGGATGACTCCGGCGAACCCTCTCAGCATCCTCATG ACGAGAATAAAGTGGCCTACGGTTACGTGTCTCCGTCCCCATACGGGCCGGTCGGATACGGCCCTGGCGTCGGGGTAGGCCCGGTCGCAGTTCCCAGCGACGTGCCCGGCTACGACGAGGGCCACCCGGTCCCGCTGCCCACGGGCGTGCCACCTGGCATGTTCGACGACGAGGTGCACCTACAACGGCTGCAATCCCGGCACCCGGTGGTTCCCGGGATGGCAAGCCCGTTGGACGACGACCAGAAGTCGATGAGATGGCGGGACCCGAATCTGTCGGAGGTGATAGGCTTCCTCAGCAACCCGAACAACATCATCAAGGCGAACGCGGCCGCCTACCTGCAACATCTGTGCTACATGGACGATCCCAACAAGCAGAAGACGAGAAGTTTAGGTGGTATACCGCCCTTGGTGCAGTTGCTCGATCACGACAATCCTGACGTGTACAGGAACGCGTGCGGCGCGTTGAGGAACTTGTCGTACGGGAGGCAGAACGATGAGAACAAGAGGGCCATCAAGAACGCGGGCGGTGTGCCGGCGTTGATCAATCTGTTGCGAAGAACGTCCGACGCGGACGTCAAGGAACTGGTTACGGGGGTCCTGTGGAATTTATCCTCGTGCGAG GACCTGAAGAAATCCATCATCGACGACGGCGTGACGATGGTGGTGAACAACATAATAATCCCTCACAGCGGCTGGGATCCGAGCTCCTCGAGCGGGGAGACGTGCTGGTCGACCGTGTTCAGAAACGCATCTGGGGTGTTGAGAAACGTGTCGAGCGCCGGCGAATACGCGAGGAAGAAGCTGCGGGAGTGCGACGGTTTGGTCGACGCCCTCCTCTACGTGGTCCGATCCGCCATCGAGAAATCGAACATCGGGAACAAGATCGTGGAGAATTGCGTGTGCATCCTGCGAAACCTGAGCTATCGGTGCCAGGAGGTGGAGGATCCGAATTACGACAAACACCCGATCCAATCGACCGTTCAGAACAGGGTAGCCGCGCCCGCCAAAG CATACAGTTTATGTCAAG GTGAGAATCTTGGTTGCTTCGGGGGcagcaagaagaagaaggacgGTCAACCGGTGCAGAAGGAGACGACCGCGTCGCGCACGACGACCAGCCCGAGAACAGAGCCTGTCAGAGGCATGGAGCTCCTCTGGCAACCGGAGGTGGTCCAATCCTATCTGAAGCTGTTGCAGACATGCTCGAATCCTGAGACCCTCGAGGCGGCGGCAGGCGCGCTTCAGAACCTCGCAGCCTGTTATTGGCAGCCCAGTATCGAGATTCGAGCCGCTGTGAGAAAGGAGAAAGGGCTTCCCATTTTGGTGGAGCTCCTGCGGATGGAG GTGGACCGCGTGGTCTGCGCCGTGGCCACGGCTCTCAGGAATCTCGCGATAGATCAACGGAACAAGGAGCTGATAGGGAAGTACGCGATGCGCGACCTTATTCAAAAGTTACCCTCTGGGAATAATCAGCACGACCAAGGAACCAGCGACGATACAATCGCCGCTGTCCTCGCCACGTTGAACGAGGTGATCAAGAAGAACGCCGAGTTCTCGCGATCTCTGTTGGACGCTGGGGGTGTCGACAGACTGATGAACATCACCAGGCAACGCCAAAAGTACACGCCCCGTGTTCTTAAATTTGCAG gaCAAGTCTTGTTCACAATGTGGCAGCACCAAGAGTTGAGAGACGTTTATAAGAAGCACGGTTGGAAGGAGCAagatttcgtaacgaaaacgGTGGCTGCGCGAAATTCAGGGCCTAATTCACCCAACAACGCGAATAG CACGCTGAATCGACCGATGGCGAGTCAAGGGAGCACCAGATACGAGGACAGAACGATCCAGAGAGCGAACATGAATTCGAATAATGTTGGTCGACCTACCATTTATCAGCCT
- the LOC107995857 gene encoding catenin delta-2 isoform X1, which translates to MSNNQLVDSCLLVNRRIVERQEHSITHTEITQRRVLQEKGPDMPQYTGQSDADYHGSNGQADTHSLHSSHLSVQEDPLLIRSHKQQTTQQVTNVSKVVREVSHMEPDPGAVSYMSVPLMSQDYQHADRRYPADSYMVGFEHYEPYLGYPPQPGYPGPHGIYMPRSHSPHSPHSPSEHSRASPPHEYLRKAAPYVEGGYNDIDPGLNPALQDHYRITPSPGGPGDQYDQISNSWNMDDSGEPSQHPHDENKVAYGYVSPSPYGPVGYGPGVGVGPVAVPSDVPGYDEGHPVPLPTGVPPGMFDDEVHLQRLQSRHPVVPGMASPLDDDQKSMRWRDPNLSEVIGFLSNPNNIIKANAAAYLQHLCYMDDPNKQKTRSLGGIPPLVQLLDHDNPDVYRNACGALRNLSYGRQNDENKRAIKNAGGVPALINLLRRTSDADVKELVTGVLWNLSSCEDLKKSIIDDGVTMVVNNIIIPHSGWDPSSSSGETCWSTVFRNASGVLRNVSSAGEYARKKLRECDGLVDALLYVVRSAIEKSNIGNKIVENCVCILRNLSYRCQEVEDPNYDKHPIQSTVQNRVAAPAKAYSLCQGENLGCFGGSKKKKDGQPVQKETTASRTTTSPRTEPVRGMELLWQPEVVQSYLKLLQTCSNPETLEAAAGALQNLAACYWQPSIEIRAAVRKEKGLPILVELLRMEVDRVVCAVATALRNLAIDQRNKELIGKYAMRDLIQKLPSGNNQHDQGTSDDTIAAVLATLNEVIKKNAEFSRSLLDAGGVDRLMNITRQRQKYTPRVLKFAGQVLFTMWQHQELRDVYKKHGWKEQDFVTKTVAARNSGPNSPNNANSYDCSTLNRPMASQGSTRYEDRTIQRANMNSNNVGRPTIYQPQPKPGEPLYAQVNLEKKKKRQYELGVGQAQGQGPVVGSGVAPNVPATGQWVADGVGVPDGSAATATVNVPPNSTAASAGDSWV; encoded by the exons ATGTCAAATAATCAGCTGGTTGACTCCTGTCT GCTGGTGAATCGTCGAATCGTCGAGAGACAGGAGCACAGCATAACGCACACTGAGATCACGCAGAG ACGCGTTCTCCAGGAGAAGGGCCCCGACATGCCGCAATACAC CGGACAGAGTGATGCAGATTACCACGGAAGTAACGGCCAGGCGGATACCCATTCGTTGCATTCGTCTCATTTATCTGTCCAGGAGGATCCATTACTCATCCGGAGCCATAAGCAGCAAACTACTCAACAA GTAACAAACGTGTCGAAGGTCGTGCGCGAGGTATCACACATGGAGCCGGATCCGGGCGCGGTGAGCTACATGTCGGTGCCGTTGATGTCCCAGGACTATCAACACGCGGACCGACGATACCCGGCCGACTCGTACATGGTCGGTTTCGAGCATTACGAGCCCTACCTCGGCTACCCGCCCCAACCAGGGTATCCAGGACCTCATGGAATCTACATGCCACGCTCGCATTCCCCTCACAGCCCTCACAGTCCCTCGGAGCACAGTCGTGCCTCGCCTCCGCATG aaTACCTGCGCAAGGCGGCGCCGTACGTGGAAGGAGGTTACAACGACATCGATCCAGGTTTGAATCCCGCGTTGCAAGATCATTATCGTATTACTCCTAGTCCTGGTGGTCCTGGAGATCAATATG ATCAAATCAGCAACTCTTGGAATATGGATGACTCCGGCGAACCCTCTCAGCATCCTCATG ACGAGAATAAAGTGGCCTACGGTTACGTGTCTCCGTCCCCATACGGGCCGGTCGGATACGGCCCTGGCGTCGGGGTAGGCCCGGTCGCAGTTCCCAGCGACGTGCCCGGCTACGACGAGGGCCACCCGGTCCCGCTGCCCACGGGCGTGCCACCTGGCATGTTCGACGACGAGGTGCACCTACAACGGCTGCAATCCCGGCACCCGGTGGTTCCCGGGATGGCAAGCCCGTTGGACGACGACCAGAAGTCGATGAGATGGCGGGACCCGAATCTGTCGGAGGTGATAGGCTTCCTCAGCAACCCGAACAACATCATCAAGGCGAACGCGGCCGCCTACCTGCAACATCTGTGCTACATGGACGATCCCAACAAGCAGAAGACGAGAAGTTTAGGTGGTATACCGCCCTTGGTGCAGTTGCTCGATCACGACAATCCTGACGTGTACAGGAACGCGTGCGGCGCGTTGAGGAACTTGTCGTACGGGAGGCAGAACGATGAGAACAAGAGGGCCATCAAGAACGCGGGCGGTGTGCCGGCGTTGATCAATCTGTTGCGAAGAACGTCCGACGCGGACGTCAAGGAACTGGTTACGGGGGTCCTGTGGAATTTATCCTCGTGCGAG GACCTGAAGAAATCCATCATCGACGACGGCGTGACGATGGTGGTGAACAACATAATAATCCCTCACAGCGGCTGGGATCCGAGCTCCTCGAGCGGGGAGACGTGCTGGTCGACCGTGTTCAGAAACGCATCTGGGGTGTTGAGAAACGTGTCGAGCGCCGGCGAATACGCGAGGAAGAAGCTGCGGGAGTGCGACGGTTTGGTCGACGCCCTCCTCTACGTGGTCCGATCCGCCATCGAGAAATCGAACATCGGGAACAAGATCGTGGAGAATTGCGTGTGCATCCTGCGAAACCTGAGCTATCGGTGCCAGGAGGTGGAGGATCCGAATTACGACAAACACCCGATCCAATCGACCGTTCAGAACAGGGTAGCCGCGCCCGCCAAAG CATACAGTTTATGTCAAG GTGAGAATCTTGGTTGCTTCGGGGGcagcaagaagaagaaggacgGTCAACCGGTGCAGAAGGAGACGACCGCGTCGCGCACGACGACCAGCCCGAGAACAGAGCCTGTCAGAGGCATGGAGCTCCTCTGGCAACCGGAGGTGGTCCAATCCTATCTGAAGCTGTTGCAGACATGCTCGAATCCTGAGACCCTCGAGGCGGCGGCAGGCGCGCTTCAGAACCTCGCAGCCTGTTATTGGCAGCCCAGTATCGAGATTCGAGCCGCTGTGAGAAAGGAGAAAGGGCTTCCCATTTTGGTGGAGCTCCTGCGGATGGAG GTGGACCGCGTGGTCTGCGCCGTGGCCACGGCTCTCAGGAATCTCGCGATAGATCAACGGAACAAGGAGCTGATAGGGAAGTACGCGATGCGCGACCTTATTCAAAAGTTACCCTCTGGGAATAATCAGCACGACCAAGGAACCAGCGACGATACAATCGCCGCTGTCCTCGCCACGTTGAACGAGGTGATCAAGAAGAACGCCGAGTTCTCGCGATCTCTGTTGGACGCTGGGGGTGTCGACAGACTGATGAACATCACCAGGCAACGCCAAAAGTACACGCCCCGTGTTCTTAAATTTGCAG gaCAAGTCTTGTTCACAATGTGGCAGCACCAAGAGTTGAGAGACGTTTATAAGAAGCACGGTTGGAAGGAGCAagatttcgtaacgaaaacgGTGGCTGCGCGAAATTCAGGGCCTAATTCACCCAACAACGCGAATAG CTATGATTGTAGCACGCTGAATCGACCGATGGCGAGTCAAGGGAGCACCAGATACGAGGACAGAACGATCCAGAGAGCGAACATGAATTCGAATAATGTTGGTCGACCTACCATTTATCAGCCT
- the LOC107995857 gene encoding catenin delta-2 isoform X5 produces the protein MTLLRIYIGARSSLHRYHLTFFSATERRVLQEKGPDMPQYTGQSDADYHGSNGQADTHSLHSSHLSVQEDPLLIRSHKQQTTQQVTNVSKVVREVSHMEPDPGAVSYMSVPLMSQDYQHADRRYPADSYMVGFEHYEPYLGYPPQPGYPGPHGIYMPRSHSPHSPHSPSEHSRASPPHEYLRKAAPYVEGGYNDIDPGLNPALQDHYRITPSPGGPGDQYDQISNSWNMDDSGEPSQHPHDENKVAYGYVSPSPYGPVGYGPGVGVGPVAVPSDVPGYDEGHPVPLPTGVPPGMFDDEVHLQRLQSRHPVVPGMASPLDDDQKSMRWRDPNLSEVIGFLSNPNNIIKANAAAYLQHLCYMDDPNKQKTRSLGGIPPLVQLLDHDNPDVYRNACGALRNLSYGRQNDENKRAIKNAGGVPALINLLRRTSDADVKELVTGVLWNLSSCEDLKKSIIDDGVTMVVNNIIIPHSGWDPSSSSGETCWSTVFRNASGVLRNVSSAGEYARKKLRECDGLVDALLYVVRSAIEKSNIGNKIVENCVCILRNLSYRCQEVEDPNYDKHPIQSTVQNRVAAPAKGENLGCFGGSKKKKDGQPVQKETTASRTTTSPRTEPVRGMELLWQPEVVQSYLKLLQTCSNPETLEAAAGALQNLAACYWQPSIEIRAAVRKEKGLPILVELLRMEVDRVVCAVATALRNLAIDQRNKELIGKYAMRDLIQKLPSGNNQHDQGTSDDTIAAVLATLNEVIKKNAEFSRSLLDAGGVDRLMNITRQRQKYTPRVLKFAGQVLFTMWQHQELRDVYKKHGWKEQDFVTKTVAARNSGPNSPNNANSTLNRPMASQGSTRYEDRTIQRANMNSNNVGRPTIYQPQPKPGEPLYAQVNLEKKKKRQYELGVGQAQGQGPVVGSGVAPNVPATGQWVADGVGVPDGSAATATVNVPPNSTAASAGDSWV, from the exons ATGACCCTTTTGAGAATATACATTGGAGCTAGAAGTAGTTTACACCGATATCATCTGACATTTTTCAGCGCGACAGAAAG ACGCGTTCTCCAGGAGAAGGGCCCCGACATGCCGCAATACAC CGGACAGAGTGATGCAGATTACCACGGAAGTAACGGCCAGGCGGATACCCATTCGTTGCATTCGTCTCATTTATCTGTCCAGGAGGATCCATTACTCATCCGGAGCCATAAGCAGCAAACTACTCAACAA GTAACAAACGTGTCGAAGGTCGTGCGCGAGGTATCACACATGGAGCCGGATCCGGGCGCGGTGAGCTACATGTCGGTGCCGTTGATGTCCCAGGACTATCAACACGCGGACCGACGATACCCGGCCGACTCGTACATGGTCGGTTTCGAGCATTACGAGCCCTACCTCGGCTACCCGCCCCAACCAGGGTATCCAGGACCTCATGGAATCTACATGCCACGCTCGCATTCCCCTCACAGCCCTCACAGTCCCTCGGAGCACAGTCGTGCCTCGCCTCCGCATG aaTACCTGCGCAAGGCGGCGCCGTACGTGGAAGGAGGTTACAACGACATCGATCCAGGTTTGAATCCCGCGTTGCAAGATCATTATCGTATTACTCCTAGTCCTGGTGGTCCTGGAGATCAATATG ATCAAATCAGCAACTCTTGGAATATGGATGACTCCGGCGAACCCTCTCAGCATCCTCATG ACGAGAATAAAGTGGCCTACGGTTACGTGTCTCCGTCCCCATACGGGCCGGTCGGATACGGCCCTGGCGTCGGGGTAGGCCCGGTCGCAGTTCCCAGCGACGTGCCCGGCTACGACGAGGGCCACCCGGTCCCGCTGCCCACGGGCGTGCCACCTGGCATGTTCGACGACGAGGTGCACCTACAACGGCTGCAATCCCGGCACCCGGTGGTTCCCGGGATGGCAAGCCCGTTGGACGACGACCAGAAGTCGATGAGATGGCGGGACCCGAATCTGTCGGAGGTGATAGGCTTCCTCAGCAACCCGAACAACATCATCAAGGCGAACGCGGCCGCCTACCTGCAACATCTGTGCTACATGGACGATCCCAACAAGCAGAAGACGAGAAGTTTAGGTGGTATACCGCCCTTGGTGCAGTTGCTCGATCACGACAATCCTGACGTGTACAGGAACGCGTGCGGCGCGTTGAGGAACTTGTCGTACGGGAGGCAGAACGATGAGAACAAGAGGGCCATCAAGAACGCGGGCGGTGTGCCGGCGTTGATCAATCTGTTGCGAAGAACGTCCGACGCGGACGTCAAGGAACTGGTTACGGGGGTCCTGTGGAATTTATCCTCGTGCGAG GACCTGAAGAAATCCATCATCGACGACGGCGTGACGATGGTGGTGAACAACATAATAATCCCTCACAGCGGCTGGGATCCGAGCTCCTCGAGCGGGGAGACGTGCTGGTCGACCGTGTTCAGAAACGCATCTGGGGTGTTGAGAAACGTGTCGAGCGCCGGCGAATACGCGAGGAAGAAGCTGCGGGAGTGCGACGGTTTGGTCGACGCCCTCCTCTACGTGGTCCGATCCGCCATCGAGAAATCGAACATCGGGAACAAGATCGTGGAGAATTGCGTGTGCATCCTGCGAAACCTGAGCTATCGGTGCCAGGAGGTGGAGGATCCGAATTACGACAAACACCCGATCCAATCGACCGTTCAGAACAGGGTAGCCGCGCCCGCCAAAG GTGAGAATCTTGGTTGCTTCGGGGGcagcaagaagaagaaggacgGTCAACCGGTGCAGAAGGAGACGACCGCGTCGCGCACGACGACCAGCCCGAGAACAGAGCCTGTCAGAGGCATGGAGCTCCTCTGGCAACCGGAGGTGGTCCAATCCTATCTGAAGCTGTTGCAGACATGCTCGAATCCTGAGACCCTCGAGGCGGCGGCAGGCGCGCTTCAGAACCTCGCAGCCTGTTATTGGCAGCCCAGTATCGAGATTCGAGCCGCTGTGAGAAAGGAGAAAGGGCTTCCCATTTTGGTGGAGCTCCTGCGGATGGAG GTGGACCGCGTGGTCTGCGCCGTGGCCACGGCTCTCAGGAATCTCGCGATAGATCAACGGAACAAGGAGCTGATAGGGAAGTACGCGATGCGCGACCTTATTCAAAAGTTACCCTCTGGGAATAATCAGCACGACCAAGGAACCAGCGACGATACAATCGCCGCTGTCCTCGCCACGTTGAACGAGGTGATCAAGAAGAACGCCGAGTTCTCGCGATCTCTGTTGGACGCTGGGGGTGTCGACAGACTGATGAACATCACCAGGCAACGCCAAAAGTACACGCCCCGTGTTCTTAAATTTGCAG gaCAAGTCTTGTTCACAATGTGGCAGCACCAAGAGTTGAGAGACGTTTATAAGAAGCACGGTTGGAAGGAGCAagatttcgtaacgaaaacgGTGGCTGCGCGAAATTCAGGGCCTAATTCACCCAACAACGCGAATAG CACGCTGAATCGACCGATGGCGAGTCAAGGGAGCACCAGATACGAGGACAGAACGATCCAGAGAGCGAACATGAATTCGAATAATGTTGGTCGACCTACCATTTATCAGCCT
- the LOC107995857 gene encoding catenin delta-2 isoform X10, whose translation MSNNQLVDSCLRVLQEKGPDMPQYTGQSDADYHGSNGQADTHSLHSSHLSVQEDPLLIRSHKQQTTQQVTNVSKVVREVSHMEPDPGAVSYMSVPLMSQDYQHADRRYPADSYMVGFEHYEPYLGYPPQPGYPGPHGIYMPRSHSPHSPHSPSEHSRASPPHEYLRKAAPYVEGGYNDIDPGLNPALQDHYRITPSPGGPGDQYDENKVAYGYVSPSPYGPVGYGPGVGVGPVAVPSDVPGYDEGHPVPLPTGVPPGMFDDEVHLQRLQSRHPVVPGMASPLDDDQKSMRWRDPNLSEVIGFLSNPNNIIKANAAAYLQHLCYMDDPNKQKTRSLGGIPPLVQLLDHDNPDVYRNACGALRNLSYGRQNDENKRAIKNAGGVPALINLLRRTSDADVKELVTGVLWNLSSCEDLKKSIIDDGVTMVVNNIIIPHSGWDPSSSSGETCWSTVFRNASGVLRNVSSAGEYARKKLRECDGLVDALLYVVRSAIEKSNIGNKIVENCVCILRNLSYRCQEVEDPNYDKHPIQSTVQNRVAAPAKGENLGCFGGSKKKKDGQPVQKETTASRTTTSPRTEPVRGMELLWQPEVVQSYLKLLQTCSNPETLEAAAGALQNLAACYWQPSIEIRAAVRKEKGLPILVELLRMEVDRVVCAVATALRNLAIDQRNKELIGKYAMRDLIQKLPSGNNQHDQGTSDDTIAAVLATLNEVIKKNAEFSRSLLDAGGVDRLMNITRQRQKYTPRVLKFAGQVLFTMWQHQELRDVYKKHGWKEQDFVTKTVAARNSGPNSPNNANSTLNRPMASQGSTRYEDRTIQRANMNSNNVGRPTIYQPQPKPGEPLYAQVNLEKKKKRQYELGVGQAQGQGPVVGSGVAPNVPATGQWVADGVGVPDGSAATATVNVPPNSTAASAGDSWV comes from the exons ATGTCAAATAATCAGCTGGTTGACTCCTGTCT ACGCGTTCTCCAGGAGAAGGGCCCCGACATGCCGCAATACAC CGGACAGAGTGATGCAGATTACCACGGAAGTAACGGCCAGGCGGATACCCATTCGTTGCATTCGTCTCATTTATCTGTCCAGGAGGATCCATTACTCATCCGGAGCCATAAGCAGCAAACTACTCAACAA GTAACAAACGTGTCGAAGGTCGTGCGCGAGGTATCACACATGGAGCCGGATCCGGGCGCGGTGAGCTACATGTCGGTGCCGTTGATGTCCCAGGACTATCAACACGCGGACCGACGATACCCGGCCGACTCGTACATGGTCGGTTTCGAGCATTACGAGCCCTACCTCGGCTACCCGCCCCAACCAGGGTATCCAGGACCTCATGGAATCTACATGCCACGCTCGCATTCCCCTCACAGCCCTCACAGTCCCTCGGAGCACAGTCGTGCCTCGCCTCCGCATG aaTACCTGCGCAAGGCGGCGCCGTACGTGGAAGGAGGTTACAACGACATCGATCCAGGTTTGAATCCCGCGTTGCAAGATCATTATCGTATTACTCCTAGTCCTGGTGGTCCTGGAGATCAATATG ACGAGAATAAAGTGGCCTACGGTTACGTGTCTCCGTCCCCATACGGGCCGGTCGGATACGGCCCTGGCGTCGGGGTAGGCCCGGTCGCAGTTCCCAGCGACGTGCCCGGCTACGACGAGGGCCACCCGGTCCCGCTGCCCACGGGCGTGCCACCTGGCATGTTCGACGACGAGGTGCACCTACAACGGCTGCAATCCCGGCACCCGGTGGTTCCCGGGATGGCAAGCCCGTTGGACGACGACCAGAAGTCGATGAGATGGCGGGACCCGAATCTGTCGGAGGTGATAGGCTTCCTCAGCAACCCGAACAACATCATCAAGGCGAACGCGGCCGCCTACCTGCAACATCTGTGCTACATGGACGATCCCAACAAGCAGAAGACGAGAAGTTTAGGTGGTATACCGCCCTTGGTGCAGTTGCTCGATCACGACAATCCTGACGTGTACAGGAACGCGTGCGGCGCGTTGAGGAACTTGTCGTACGGGAGGCAGAACGATGAGAACAAGAGGGCCATCAAGAACGCGGGCGGTGTGCCGGCGTTGATCAATCTGTTGCGAAGAACGTCCGACGCGGACGTCAAGGAACTGGTTACGGGGGTCCTGTGGAATTTATCCTCGTGCGAG GACCTGAAGAAATCCATCATCGACGACGGCGTGACGATGGTGGTGAACAACATAATAATCCCTCACAGCGGCTGGGATCCGAGCTCCTCGAGCGGGGAGACGTGCTGGTCGACCGTGTTCAGAAACGCATCTGGGGTGTTGAGAAACGTGTCGAGCGCCGGCGAATACGCGAGGAAGAAGCTGCGGGAGTGCGACGGTTTGGTCGACGCCCTCCTCTACGTGGTCCGATCCGCCATCGAGAAATCGAACATCGGGAACAAGATCGTGGAGAATTGCGTGTGCATCCTGCGAAACCTGAGCTATCGGTGCCAGGAGGTGGAGGATCCGAATTACGACAAACACCCGATCCAATCGACCGTTCAGAACAGGGTAGCCGCGCCCGCCAAAG GTGAGAATCTTGGTTGCTTCGGGGGcagcaagaagaagaaggacgGTCAACCGGTGCAGAAGGAGACGACCGCGTCGCGCACGACGACCAGCCCGAGAACAGAGCCTGTCAGAGGCATGGAGCTCCTCTGGCAACCGGAGGTGGTCCAATCCTATCTGAAGCTGTTGCAGACATGCTCGAATCCTGAGACCCTCGAGGCGGCGGCAGGCGCGCTTCAGAACCTCGCAGCCTGTTATTGGCAGCCCAGTATCGAGATTCGAGCCGCTGTGAGAAAGGAGAAAGGGCTTCCCATTTTGGTGGAGCTCCTGCGGATGGAG GTGGACCGCGTGGTCTGCGCCGTGGCCACGGCTCTCAGGAATCTCGCGATAGATCAACGGAACAAGGAGCTGATAGGGAAGTACGCGATGCGCGACCTTATTCAAAAGTTACCCTCTGGGAATAATCAGCACGACCAAGGAACCAGCGACGATACAATCGCCGCTGTCCTCGCCACGTTGAACGAGGTGATCAAGAAGAACGCCGAGTTCTCGCGATCTCTGTTGGACGCTGGGGGTGTCGACAGACTGATGAACATCACCAGGCAACGCCAAAAGTACACGCCCCGTGTTCTTAAATTTGCAG gaCAAGTCTTGTTCACAATGTGGCAGCACCAAGAGTTGAGAGACGTTTATAAGAAGCACGGTTGGAAGGAGCAagatttcgtaacgaaaacgGTGGCTGCGCGAAATTCAGGGCCTAATTCACCCAACAACGCGAATAG CACGCTGAATCGACCGATGGCGAGTCAAGGGAGCACCAGATACGAGGACAGAACGATCCAGAGAGCGAACATGAATTCGAATAATGTTGGTCGACCTACCATTTATCAGCCT